A stretch of the Perca fluviatilis chromosome 17, GENO_Pfluv_1.0, whole genome shotgun sequence genome encodes the following:
- the ptges gene encoding prostaglandin E synthase produces MADLIRNEVFSCFVFYGVLLVIKMYIVAIITGQVRLRKKAFANPEDALRHGGLQYHRQDPYVERCRRAHVNDMENILPFLFLAAIYSMTGPSLAVARIHFLVFFMARVLHTIAYLFALRAPTRSLAYTVAQIPCISMAVQILIAVAAYA; encoded by the exons ATGGCAGACCTTATAAGAAATGAAGTTTTctcctgttttgttttctaCGGCGTGCTTCTGGTGATAAAAATGTACATTGTAGCAATAATAACGGGACAAGTGAGGCTGCGCAAAAAG GCTTTTGCCAACCCCGAGGACGCGCTGAGACACGGAGGTTTACAGTATCACAGACAGGATCCATATGTGGAAAGATGCCGGAG AGCTCATGTTAACGACATGGAGAACATCCTCCCCTTTCTCTTCCTGGCTGCTATCTACTCCATGACTGGACCCTCACTGGCTGTGGCCCGCATTCACTTTCTGGTCTTCTTCATGGCCCGTGTGCTGCACACCATTGCCTACCTATTTGCCCTGCGTGCACCGACACGCTCTCTGGCCTACACCGTTGCCCAGATACCTTGTATCTCTATGGCTGTGCAGATCCTAATAGCAGTCGCAGCGTATGCCTGA